A single window of Anopheles moucheti chromosome 2, idAnoMoucSN_F20_07, whole genome shotgun sequence DNA harbors:
- the LOC128306659 gene encoding protein TIS11-like — protein sequence MSTAIMHSASLYDFGEYPRKNQTNTSRGNTQMIVGGGGVGAGNVHNITPVGGASSNSNGFVFASTFNVTAALAATNSNGNGQQTLNGNHHIEQQQSQQSPHFHRKIPLGRLLLDLDDTSAQHKQQQQANNGGAGGGGGGGGGGGASHHHTLYRTASQPATRQIVGNLLEMIAMNGIKLTQDISFGSTGSNSVNSISSNNGNNSNQHATTSNTTSSSSGHRKLERTQSEPLPQQVNTSRYKTELCRPYEEAGECKYGDKCQFAHGMQELRNLQRHPKYKTELCRTFHSVGFCPYGPRCHFVHNAEEARNHNRNVAAYHARLAAAAAASAGNNASSQSSQTGTRTGNGPSMLNSNNQQQHHHGHGHHHSQQQQQHKAMSMAQLQTAILQHSSIAHVQQQQQQQQLQQHHQQQQHHHQLPLSPALSMSTGSDRASPIGSLSLSPTTSMANFFPEAISPTLQQGGAIPQPFLFPTSPPASPIEGLSPMGTPPPSSPSLVAMKMGGGGHAGVNNMTAIGMQQEERLPVFNMLSSVVETHYS from the exons AACCAGACAAACACTTCCCGAGGCAACACACAGATGATcgtcggcggtggtggtgttggcgCTGGCAACGTGCACAACATCACCCCCGTCGGTGGTGCGTCCAGCAACAGCAATGGGTTCGTGTTTGCGTCCACCTTCAACGTTACCGCTGCGTTGGCCGCTACCAACAGCAATGGCAACGGTCAGCAAACGCTAAACGGTAACCACCATAttgagcagcagcaatctCAGCAATCGCCGCATTTCCATCGTAAGATTCCGCTCGGTCGGCTGCTGCTGGATCTGGATGATACTTCCGCCCAgcacaagcagcagcaacaggccAACAATGGTGgagccggtggtggtggtggtggcggcggcggcggtggagCGTCACACCATCATACCCTGTACCGTACCGCGTCTCAGCCAGCGACCCGTCAGATCGTGGGAAATCTGCTGGAGATGATCGCCATGAACGGGATCAAGCTGACCCAGGACATCAGCTTTGGCAGCACCGGCAGCAATAGCGTCAACTCGATTAGcagcaacaacggcaacaacagcaaccagCACGCTACTACTAGCAACACcacttcctcctcctccggtCACCGGAAGTTGGAACGAACGCAGTCCGAACCGCTGCCACAGCAAGTAAATACCTCGAG ATACAAAACCGAGCTCTGCCGACCGTACGAGGAGGCGGGAGAGTGTAAGTACGGTGACAAGTGTCAGTTCGCGCACGGCATGCAGGAGCTGCGCAATCTGCAGCGCCACCCGAAGTACAAGACGGAACTGTGCCGCACGTTCCACAGCGTCGGCTTCTGTCCGTACGGGCCACGCTGTCACTTTGTGCACAATGCCGAAGAGGCGCGCAACCACAACCGCAACGTGGCGGCTTATCATGCACGGTTggctgcggctgctgcagcCTCTGCCGGCAACAACGCATCGTCCCAGTCGTCGCAGACCGGGACCAGAACCGGCAACGGTCCCAGTATGCTCAACAGCaacaatcagcagcagcatcatcatggACACGGTCATCACCACagtcaacagcagcagcagcacaaggCAATGTCGATGGCACAGCTGCAAACGGCCATTCTGCAGCACTCATCTATCGCTCAtgttcagcagcaacagcagcagcaacagcttcagcaacatcatcagcaacaacaacaccatcaccaGTTGCCACTCAGCCCGGCACTGTCGATGTCCACCGGGTCGGATCGGGCCTCACCGATCGGCTCACTGTCGCTGAGCCCAACCACCTCGATGGCGAACTTCTTCCCGGAAGCGATCAGTCCCACGCTGCAGCAGGGTGGTGCCATTCCGCAACCGTTCCTCTTCCCAACCAGCCCACCGGCCAGTCCGATCGAGGGCCTGTCGCCGATgggcacaccaccaccatcatcaccctCGCTAGTCGCCATGAAGATGGGTGGTGGAGGTCACGCAGGTGTCAACAATATGACGGCTATCGGTATGCAACAGGAGGAACGGCTTCCTGTGTTTAATATGTTGAGCTCCGTCGTCGAAACACACTACTCTTAA